Genomic DNA from Halobaculum sp. CBA1158:
GTTCGAGACGCTCATCGGACTGGCGCTCATCGCCGGCGCGTTCGTCCGGCTTGCGGCCTTCGGCGGGGTCGTCTTCATGACCCTGTTCTGGGTCGGCAACGCCGGCTTCGGGAACGGCCTCGTCAACAGCGACCTGATGGGGCTGCTCCTGTTCGCCACGATGATGGTGTTCGCGGCCGGCCGCTACTACGGCCTCGACGCCGTCATCGAGCGCCTCGACGTGGTGAACCGCTACCCCAGACTCCGCTACCTGCTCGGTTAACGAGGTGAACACGAATGCAAGAATTCGACATCGTCGACACGATCGCGACGGGCTTCGCCGCGGCCCTGATGCTGCTGGGCATCGTCGGCCTCGGCGTCGTGGAACTGCTCGCGGGACGGCCGTACAGCCCCGTCCCGCTCACCAACGAGGCGGGCGACGTGATCGCGACGCCCGCGGTCGACCCGACGCTCCGGACCGGGCTGGTCCTGCTCGGCCTCGCGGTGCTTTTCGCGTGGGGCCTCTACCGGGCCACCGTGACTCCGGGAGCCCCCGACCGGACGCCTCGCGAGGTCACGGCCGACTGAGGGTCGCGGCCGACCGACGGTCGCGGCCACGGCCAACTGAGGGTCACGGCCGACCGGGGTTGCGTCAGTCAGATCGGCTCCGATCGAACGGCGAGCACGCGCCGACCACGCGTCGATAACGCATCGACCGTGCGGCACCACCGACCCGCCTGGCGGGTCGCAGTCGCTGTCTTCGCCCCGTTTCGTTTCGTTCCGTTCCGTTTTGTTCCGGTTCGGCTCGCTTCGCTCTCGCCGCGAGCGTCGGGATCCGTGCGAGCGACAACGGCAGGGTTCAAGCCCGCCCGCCCGCTACCGTCCGGTAATGGACGGCCCGCTGTGGACGGACACGCACGCCCCCGCGCTCGCGGACCTCCCGCAGGAGGACGTGCGCGAGCGGCTCTCGCGGGCGGTGGACGAGCCGATGAACCTCGTGGTGCAGGGCCCGCCGGGGTCGGGTAAGACCGCCGCCGTGCGCGCGCTCGCCGGGGCGGCCCACGACGACCCGGACAACGACCTCATCGAGGTCAACGTCGCGGACTTCTTCGGCCGCAGCAAAAAGGAGATCCGCGAGGACCCACGCTTCGCCTCGTTCCTCGAGGGCCGGAGTCGGATGGCGAAACGCGACATGATCAACCGCGTGCTCAAGGAGTCGGCGGCGAACGCGCCGATGTCTGGCACGTACAAGACGGTCCTGCTCGACAACGCCGAGGCGATCCGCGAGGACTTCCAGCAGGCGCTGCGGCGCGTGATGGAGCAGTACCACCGCACGACGCAGTTCGTCGTCGCGACGCGCCAGCCGGCGAAGCTCATCCCGCCGATCCGATCGCGGTGTTTCCCGGTGCCGGTGCGCGCGCCGACGACCGACGAGACGATCGAGGTCCTCCGGGGGATCTGCGAGGCCGAGGGCGTCGAGCACGACCACGACGGCCTGGAGTTCGTCGCCAGCGCCGCCGGCGGCGACCTTCGGCAGGCCGTTCTCTCCGCACAGACCACGGCCGTCGAGCACGACGAGGTGACGATGAACGCCGCCTACGAGACGCTCGGCGAGGTCGGCACCGACGAGGAGGTCCTCTCGGCGCTGGAGGCGGCCCAGGCGGGGCAACTGAAGGACGCCCGCTCGACGCTCGACGACCTGCTCCACGACGACGGCTACGAGGGGGGCGACCTGCTCCGTGAGGTGCTGCGCGTCGCGCGCTCGAAGTCCGACGCCTCGCCCGAGTCGGTCGCCCGGCTCCACGCGCTGGCGGGCGAGGTCGACCTCGACCTCGTCGACGGGAGCGACGACCGGATCCACCTCACGCACCTGCTCGCGGCGTGGGGCGCGCGGCGGACGACGACCGAGACGACCCTTCACGACCCTGTGGACGCGTGACTCGTACCCCCACCCCCGCGCCGATCGGACTCCCGAATCCCCTTCCCGACCTCGCCCCCGGCAGCGCCCGCCGCGTGGCCGTCCCGGTCGCGCTCGCTGTGCCGTTCCTGTTCCTCGTGCCGCCGCTCGGACTGGCGCTGCTGGCGCTGGGAGCGTTCTCCGCGTACTTCTACCGCGACCCCGACCGCACCCCCGCGGGCGAGGGGATCGTCGCGCCCGCCGACGGCCACGTCTCTGTGATCCGCGAGGACGGCGACCGCGTCCGCGTCGGCGTGTTCATGAGCCCCGTCGACGTGCACGTCTGCCGCGCTCCGGCCGACGGGACCGTGACGCGGCTCGATCACCGCGGGGCGGCCCACCGACCGGCGTTCGCCAAGGGGTCCGAGCGCAACGAGCGGTTCGAGTAC
This window encodes:
- a CDS encoding DoxX family protein, which translates into the protein MAYSETNPLAEDFGFDVGGPLAAYWIALLRVITGWWFFHAGVTKLIEDGLSFTYGTTYMQGMTGTALGPIPVWMGNNLAWLIEPGVPLFETLIGLALIAGAFVRLAAFGGVVFMTLFWVGNAGFGNGLVNSDLMGLLLFATMMVFAAGRYYGLDAVIERLDVVNRYPRLRYLLG
- a CDS encoding AAA family ATPase; its protein translation is MDGPLWTDTHAPALADLPQEDVRERLSRAVDEPMNLVVQGPPGSGKTAAVRALAGAAHDDPDNDLIEVNVADFFGRSKKEIREDPRFASFLEGRSRMAKRDMINRVLKESAANAPMSGTYKTVLLDNAEAIREDFQQALRRVMEQYHRTTQFVVATRQPAKLIPPIRSRCFPVPVRAPTTDETIEVLRGICEAEGVEHDHDGLEFVASAAGGDLRQAVLSAQTTAVEHDEVTMNAAYETLGEVGTDEEVLSALEAAQAGQLKDARSTLDDLLHDDGYEGGDLLREVLRVARSKSDASPESVARLHALAGEVDLDLVDGSDDRIHLTHLLAAWGARRTTTETTLHDPVDA
- a CDS encoding protein sorting system archaetidylserine decarboxylase, yielding MTRTPTPAPIGLPNPLPDLAPGSARRVAVPVALAVPFLFLVPPLGLALLALGAFSAYFYRDPDRTPAGEGIVAPADGHVSVIREDGDRVRVGVFMSPVDVHVCRAPADGTVTRLDHRGAAHRPAFAKGSERNERFEYALRAVDGEGDASTTADRAGDVDRTGAETTAARDGDPAADATAVVDGALIAGWFARRITPYVSRGDRLDRGDRLGYIAFGSRADVVLPPAYDPESVRVSVGEAVRAGESVIARRE